AACTCCGGCCGGTTTTCGCTGCTGCCCGGCTTCGCACAGGGCAAACATCTCAACCCGCAATGGTCCGCCGACGGCCGGAGCGTCTTCTTCCTCTCCGACCGCACCGGCATCACCAACCTTTATCGCCTGGAACGGGCGAGTGGTGAAATCTATCAGATCACGGATTTGTACACCGGCATCAGCGGCATCACCGCCACCAGTCCGGCGCTTTCTGTGGCAGCGCGGACAAACCGCGTGGCCTTCAGCGTTTATGAAAACGGCGCCTACAACATCTACACCATTGACGCGGCGACGGTGCTCACCGGCAGCCGCGTCAGCAGCGAACCGGTTGCCGCTCTCGTTGCCGTGTTGCCGCCCCAGCAGCGGGTCTCCACGGCGCTCGATTCCACTTTGAAAAACGCCACCATGGGGTTGCCGCAAAGCGTGCCCGACACTTTAAAGGACTATCATGCGGGTCTGTCATTGGCCTATGTCAGCCAGCCGTATTTGGCCGCAGGCTATGACCGCTACGGCGCGCAGCTCGGAGGTGGCATCTCCTTCTTTTGGACCGACATGCTCGGCAATCACAATCTCTTTCTGGTCACGCAGGCGCAGATTGACGGCTCTTTCAAAGATCTGGCGGCACAGGTGGGCTACTTCAATGCCACACGACGCTGGAATTGGGGTGTGAGCATTCAGCAGATGCCCTACATCGCGAGCCAGTATGCCGCCGGCTCCGGCACGTACAACGGCACGCCAGTTTACATCGAACAGGAATTGCGCTACCGGCAGTTGAACCGCGAAATCGCCGGCATCGTGGCGTATCCCTTCAACCGTGCACAACGCCTGGAGTTTTCGCTCGGTTTGCAAAATATTTCGTTCAGTCTGCAGCAGCGCACGCGCGCGTATTCTTTTGCCACCGGCCAGACGCTGCTCGACCGCACCGAAAATCTACCGGCGCCCGGCAGTTTGAATCTCGCCAGCAGCAGCCTGGCGCTGGTGTATGACACCTCGGTGTTCGGTGCCACCAGTCCGATCATTGGGCAAAGCTACCGTCTGGAAACCTCGCCGATCCTGGGGTCAATTCAATTGAACAATGTGCTGGTGGACTACCGCCGTTATCTCATGCCGCTGCGGCCGTTCACGCTGGCAGCGCGGATGTTTCATTATGGCCGCTATGGCCGCGACAGCGAAACCGAACGGCTGGCGCCGCTGTTTCTCGGCTATCCCGGTCTGATCCGCGGATACGACAGCAATTCCTTCAGCCAGGAGGAATGCAACGGTGACAATTGCCCGGTGTTCGATCAACTGGTGGGATCAAAAATCGCGCTCGCCAATCTCGAATTGCGTTTCCCGTTGCTCGGCCTGTTGCGGATGGGAGAAGGTTATTATGGTTTCCTGCCACTGGAGACTGCGGTGTTCTACGATCTCGGGATCGCCTGGACCAATGCCGAGAAGGCAAAGTTTCTGGGCGGGGATCGCAATTTTGTGCGCAGTTTCGGCAGCAGCATGCGGCTGAATCTGCTCGGTTATCTCGTGCTGCAGCTCGACTACGTC
The window above is part of the candidate division KSB1 bacterium genome. Proteins encoded here:
- a CDS encoding BamA/TamA family outer membrane protein, with product MMTPFQLRRWLRGGLAVFFLLTQPIAAQYFGRNKVQYENFDFQMLQTEHFDVYFYPEAQEAAQQAARLAERWYARLAFLLQHELNGRQPLILYASHPHFQQTNTIGGGVGEGTGGVTEALRRRIVLPFAGPLAETDHVIGHELVHAFQYDITGVNTGGGFRSPAGLQLPLWFMEGMAELLSLGSMDPHTAMWMRDAARNGKLPTISQLENPRYFPYRYGQALLAYIAGRWGDGVIGDLLKQAGRSGNIQFAIRQVLGVSPDTLAMAWHQAVREAYEPLQKSTKMPADYGRLAIGKKQKAGELNVGPVLSPDGRQMIFFSEKKLFSINLFIADTESGKIKRNLVSADLDPHYESIGFISSAGAWDFASARIAFSQVTRGRPGLTILDVRRNKILHEYRFPQLGEIFNPTWSPDGSAIAFSALVHGMTDLFIFDLKTDSLRRVTRDLYSDLHPAWSPDGKHLVFASDRFTTDLGTLKSGPYRLVLYEVNSGRFSLLPGFAQGKHLNPQWSADGRSVFFLSDRTGITNLYRLERASGEIYQITDLYTGISGITATSPALSVAARTNRVAFSVYENGAYNIYTIDAATVLTGSRVSSEPVAALVAVLPPQQRVSTALDSTLKNATMGLPQSVPDTLKDYHAGLSLAYVSQPYLAAGYDRYGAQLGGGISFFWTDMLGNHNLFLVTQAQIDGSFKDLAAQVGYFNATRRWNWGVSIQQMPYIASQYAAGSGTYNGTPVYIEQELRYRQLNREIAGIVAYPFNRAQRLEFSLGLQNISFSLQQRTRAYSFATGQTLLDRTENLPAPGSLNLASSSLALVYDTSVFGATSPIIGQSYRLETSPILGSIQLNNVLVDYRRYLMPLRPFTLAARMFHYGRYGRDSETERLAPLFLGYPGLIRGYDSNSFSQEECNGDNCPVFDQLVGSKIALANLELRFPLLGLLRMGEGYYGFLPLETAVFYDLGIAWTNAEKAKFLGGDRNFVRSFGSSMRLNLLGYLVLQLDYVKPVDRPRKGWFWQFNFTTGF